From Pseudomonas sp. AN-1:
GCCCGGCTACCACGGCGAGGCCCAGGACTACGAAACCTTCCGCACCGCCGCCGAGGTGATCGGCTACCCGGTGCTGCTCAAGGCCGCCGCCGGCGGCGGCGGCAAGGGCATGAAGGTGGTCGAGCGCGAGAGCGAGCTGGCCGAGGCGCTGGCCTCCGCCCAGCGCGAGGCGCAGGCCGCCTTCGGCGACTCGCGCATGCTGGTGGAAAAGTACGTGCTCAAGCCGCGCCACGTGGAGATCCAGGTGTTCGCCGACCAGCACGGCAACTGCCTGTACCTCAACGAGCGCGACTGCTCGATCCAGCGCCGCCACCAGAAGGTGGTCGAGGAAGCCCCGGCCCCGGGCCTGTCGCCGGCGCTGCGCCGCGCCATGGGCGAGGCGGCGGTCAAGGCGGCCCAGGCCATCGGCTACGTCGGCGCCGGCACCGTGGAGTTCCTGCTGGATGCGCGCGGCGAGTTCTTCTTCATGGAGATGAATACCAGGCTCCAAGTAGAACACCCGGTCACCGAGGCGATCACCGGCCTCGACCTGGTCGCCTGGCAGATCCGCGTCGCCCGCGGCGAGCCGCTGCCGATCAGCCAGGAGCAGGTGCCGCTGATCGGCCACGCCATCGAGGTGCGCCTGTACGCCGAGGATCCGGACCACGACTTCCTGCCGGCCACCGGCACCTTGGAGCTGTACCGCGAGCCGAGCGCCGGCCCCGGCCGCCGGGTCGACAGCGGCGTGGCCGAGGGCGACACCGTCTCCCCCTTCTACGACCCGATGCTCGGCAAGCTGATCGCCTGGGGCGAGAACCGCGAGGAGGCGCGCCAGCGCCTCCTGGCCATGCTCGCCGAGACCGCGGTGGGCGGGGTCAGGACCAACCTGGCCTTCCTGCGCCGCGTGCTGGCCCACCCGGCGTTCGCCAATGCCGAGCTGGACACCGGCTTCATCCCGCGCCACCAGGCGCAGCTGCTGCCGCCTCCGGGCGAGCTGCCGGAAAGCTTCTGGCAGCTGGCCGCCAGCGCCTTCGTGCAGGGCGAGGCCGAGCGCGTGCGCGGCGACGATCCGCACTCGCCCTGGCAGGGCAACTGCGGCTGGCGCGCCGGCCTGCCGGCGGAAACCGACCTCGCCCTGAGCTGCGGCGACACCCAGCGCGTGGTGCGCCTGCGCGCCGGCAGCGCGCCGCAGGCGCGGCTGGTCGGCGAGCATCTGCTGGTCGAGCAGGACGGCCTGCGCCGCCAGCACCTGGCGATCCGCCGCGGCGACAGCCTGTACCTGCAGTGGGGCAGCGAGCTGCGCGGCGTGCAGCGCGTCGACCCGATCGCCGAGGCCGAGGCCAGCCACGCCCACCACGGCGGGCTGACCGCGCCGATGAACGGCAGCATCGTCCGCGTGCTGGTCGAGGCCGGCCAGCACGTCGAGGCCGGCACCGCCCTGGTGGTACTGGAAGCGATGAAGATGGAGCACAGCATCCGCGCGCCGCAGGCCGGGGTGGTCAAGGGCCTGTACTGCAGCGAGGGCGAACTGGTCAGCGAAGGCGCCGCGCTGGTGGAGCTGGAAGAGGCCTGAAAGCAGACGCCAGTCCCTGTAGGGGCGAATTCATTCGCCATGTATGGTGCAAGGGCGAATGAATTCGCCCCTACGGTCAAGCCCATCACCAACCGGCGTCACAGAGCCCACCGCCCGACACGGAAACCGCAGATGAAGACAACCACCATTGCCCTGCCCCAGCACGTCCGCCTGGTCGAAGTCGGCCCGCGCGACGGCCTGCAGAACGAGAAACAGCCGATCAGCGTCGCCGACAAGGTGCGCCTGGTCGACGACCTGAGCGCCGCCGGCGTCGAATACGTCGAGGTCGGCAGCTTCGTCTCGCCCAAGTGGGTGCCGCAGATGGCCGGCTCCGCCGAGGTGTTCGCCCAGATCCGGCAGAAATCCGGCGTCACCTACGCCGCACTGACCCCCAACATGCAGGGCTTCGAGGCGGCCATGCTCGCCGGGGTGAAGGAGGTCGCGGTGTTCGCCGCCGCCAGCGAGGCCTTCTCGCAGAAGAACATCAACTGCTCGATCAGCGAGAGCCTGCAGCGCTTCGTGCCGGTGATGGACGCCGCCCGCGAGCAGGGCATCCGCGTGCGCGGCTACGTGTCCTGCGTGCTCGGCTGCCCCTACGAGGGCGAGGTCGCCCCGCAGCAGGTCGCCGCGGTGGCCCGCGAGCTGTTCGAGATGGGCTGCTACGAGATCTCCTTGGGCGACACCATCGGCACCGGCACCGCCGGCAAGACCCGCACCCTGTTCGAGACGGTCGGCCGCGACATCCCGCGCGACAAGCTGGCCGGGCACTTCCACGACACCTACGGCCAGGCGCTGGCGAACATCTACGCCAGCCTGCTGGAAGGCATCCACGTGTTCGACAGCTCGGTGGCAGGCCTCGGCGGCTGCCCCTACGCCAAGGGGGCGAGCGGCAACGTGGCCAGCGAGGACGTGCTCTATCTGCTCAACGGCCTGGGCATCCACACCGGCATCGACATCGACGCGCTGATCGCCGCCGGCGAGCGCATCTGCGCCGTGCTCGGCCGCGACAACGGCTCGCGGGTGGCGCGCGCCCGGCGCGGCGCCTGACGCTCTTCTCCCCCTCTCCCGCCAGCGGGAGAGGCAGCACAACACCCGACGCCACGAACAGAACAACAAGCGAGGCATCCCGATGAACAAGCTCTACCCCAACGCCCACGCCGCCCTCGACGGGCTGGTGGAGGACGGCATGACCATCGCCGTCGGCGGCTTCGGCCTGTGCGGCATCCCCGAGGCGCTGATCGCCGCCCTGCGCGACAGCGGCCGCAAGAACCTCACCGCCATCAGCAACAACGCCGGCGTCGACGGCTTCGGCCTCGGCCAGCTGCTCGCCACCCGGCAGATCAAGAAGATGATTTCCTCCTACGTCGGCGAGAACAAGGAGTTCGAGCGCCAGTACCTGGCCGGCGAGCTGGAGCTGGAGTTCACCCCGCAGGGCACCCTGGCCGAGAAGCTGCGCGCCGGCGGCGCCGGCATCCCGGCGTTCTTCACCAAGACCGGCTACGGCACCCTGGTCGCCGAGGGCAAGGAGACCCGCCAGTTCGACGGCGAGTGGTACGTCATGGAGCGTTCGCTGACCGCCGACGTGGCGCTGGTCAAGGCGTGGAAGGCCGACAAGGCCGGCAACCTGCTGTTCCGCAAGACCGCGCGCAACTTCAACCCGCTGGCGGCGATGGCCGGCAAGGTCTGCGTGGTCGAGGTCGAGGAGCTGGTCGAGACCGGCGCGCTGGACGCCGACCAGATCCACCTGCCGGGCATCTACGTGCAGCGCATCGTGGTCAACGCCACGCCCGAGAAACGCATCGAGCAACGCACACTTTCTACAAAAGCAGGGAGGAGCTGAACCATGGCCTGGACCCGCGAACAGATGGCGCAGCGCGCCGCCCAGGAGCTGCAGGACGGCTTCTACGTCAACCTCGGCATCGGCCTGCCGACCCTGGTGGCCAACTACATCCCCGAAGGCATGGACGTCTGGCTGCAGAGCGAGAACGGCCTGCTCGGCATCGGCCCGTTCCCCACCGAGGACGAGGTCGACC
This genomic window contains:
- a CDS encoding acetyl/propionyl/methylcrotonyl-CoA carboxylase subunit alpha — its product is MTRHIDTLLVANRGEIACRVMRTAKALGLTTVAVHSAIDADARHAREADIRVDLGGAKPADSYLLVDKLIAAAKASGAQAIHPGYGFLSENAGFARAIEAAGLIFLGPPASAIDAMGSKSAAKALMETAGVPLVPGYHGEAQDYETFRTAAEVIGYPVLLKAAAGGGGKGMKVVERESELAEALASAQREAQAAFGDSRMLVEKYVLKPRHVEIQVFADQHGNCLYLNERDCSIQRRHQKVVEEAPAPGLSPALRRAMGEAAVKAAQAIGYVGAGTVEFLLDARGEFFFMEMNTRLQVEHPVTEAITGLDLVAWQIRVARGEPLPISQEQVPLIGHAIEVRLYAEDPDHDFLPATGTLELYREPSAGPGRRVDSGVAEGDTVSPFYDPMLGKLIAWGENREEARQRLLAMLAETAVGGVRTNLAFLRRVLAHPAFANAELDTGFIPRHQAQLLPPPGELPESFWQLAASAFVQGEAERVRGDDPHSPWQGNCGWRAGLPAETDLALSCGDTQRVVRLRAGSAPQARLVGEHLLVEQDGLRRQHLAIRRGDSLYLQWGSELRGVQRVDPIAEAEASHAHHGGLTAPMNGSIVRVLVEAGQHVEAGTALVVLEAMKMEHSIRAPQAGVVKGLYCSEGELVSEGAALVELEEA
- a CDS encoding hydroxymethylglutaryl-CoA lyase — translated: MALPQHVRLVEVGPRDGLQNEKQPISVADKVRLVDDLSAAGVEYVEVGSFVSPKWVPQMAGSAEVFAQIRQKSGVTYAALTPNMQGFEAAMLAGVKEVAVFAAASEAFSQKNINCSISESLQRFVPVMDAAREQGIRVRGYVSCVLGCPYEGEVAPQQVAAVARELFEMGCYEISLGDTIGTGTAGKTRTLFETVGRDIPRDKLAGHFHDTYGQALANIYASLLEGIHVFDSSVAGLGGCPYAKGASGNVASEDVLYLLNGLGIHTGIDIDALIAAGERICAVLGRDNGSRVARARRGA
- a CDS encoding CoA transferase subunit A; protein product: MNKLYPNAHAALDGLVEDGMTIAVGGFGLCGIPEALIAALRDSGRKNLTAISNNAGVDGFGLGQLLATRQIKKMISSYVGENKEFERQYLAGELELEFTPQGTLAEKLRAGGAGIPAFFTKTGYGTLVAEGKETRQFDGEWYVMERSLTADVALVKAWKADKAGNLLFRKTARNFNPLAAMAGKVCVVEVEELVETGALDADQIHLPGIYVQRIVVNATPEKRIEQRTLSTKAGRS